From one Comamonas piscis genomic stretch:
- a CDS encoding putative quinol monooxygenase: MLLIVGTVRLPAANLERALPAMRAMVEASRAEAGCLEYGYAQDVLVPGLIHVKELWSDQAALDAHFASSHIQAWRAAWPVLEIGDRDLRVYEVGAPRST; this comes from the coding sequence ATGCTGTTAATTGTTGGCACCGTCCGCCTGCCCGCTGCAAACCTGGAACGCGCGCTGCCCGCCATGCGGGCGATGGTCGAAGCCTCCCGCGCCGAGGCGGGTTGCCTGGAGTATGGCTATGCCCAGGATGTGCTGGTGCCCGGCTTGATCCATGTGAAGGAACTCTGGAGCGACCAGGCCGCGCTGGATGCGCATTTCGCCTCCAGCCATATCCAGGCCTGGCGCGCTGCCTGGCCTGTGCTGGAGATCGGTGACCGCGATCTGCGCGTTTATGAGGTCGGCGCGCCGCGCAGCACCTGA
- the fghA gene encoding S-formylglutathione hydrolase, producing the protein MSDAQASLKLQTAHACFGGAQRFYEHFSSQIGLAMKFSVFLPPKAVEGEKVPALLYLAGLTCTEETFMTKAGAQRLAASLNVALVTCDTSPRGAGLSGESESWDFGVGAGFYLDAAAKPWALHWRMESYILEDLLPLLGAKLPIDLQRLGIFGHSMGGHGALTLALRHPGVFKSVSAFAPIANPMNCPWGQKAFTGYLGDNQAEWAQHDATALMAAQKQAPYPAGILVDQGLADKFLLEKQLLPEAFEAACAQVGQPLTLRRHGGYDHGYYFIQSFVDEHLRFHAGQL; encoded by the coding sequence ATGTCTGATGCCCAAGCCAGCCTCAAGCTGCAGACGGCCCACGCCTGCTTTGGCGGCGCCCAGCGTTTTTATGAGCATTTCTCCAGCCAGATCGGCCTGGCGATGAAGTTCTCGGTGTTTCTGCCGCCCAAAGCGGTGGAGGGCGAGAAAGTGCCGGCGCTGCTGTACCTGGCCGGCCTCACCTGCACCGAAGAGACCTTCATGACCAAGGCCGGCGCCCAGCGCCTGGCGGCGTCGCTGAACGTGGCCCTGGTTACCTGCGACACCAGCCCGCGCGGCGCGGGCCTGTCTGGCGAATCGGAGAGCTGGGATTTTGGCGTGGGCGCCGGTTTTTACCTGGATGCTGCCGCCAAGCCCTGGGCCCTGCACTGGCGCATGGAAAGCTACATCCTCGAAGACCTGCTGCCACTGCTGGGTGCCAAGCTGCCGATCGATCTGCAGCGCCTGGGCATCTTTGGCCACAGCATGGGCGGCCATGGCGCACTGACCCTGGCGCTGCGCCACCCGGGCGTGTTCAAGTCGGTCTCGGCCTTTGCGCCCATTGCCAACCCCATGAACTGCCCCTGGGGCCAAAAAGCCTTTACGGGCTACCTGGGCGACAACCAGGCCGAATGGGCGCAGCACGATGCCACGGCTTTGATGGCCGCGCAAAAGCAGGCGCCATACCCGGCCGGCATCCTCGTCGACCAGGGCCTGGCCGACAAGTTCTTGCTGGAAAAGCAGCTGCTGCCCGAAGCCTTTGAAGCCGCTTGCGCCCAGGTCGGCCAGCCGCTGACCTTGCGCCGCCATGGTGGTTATGACCATGGCTACTACTTTATCCAGAGCTTTGTGGATGAGCACCTGCGCTTTCACGCGGGCCAACTCTAA
- a CDS encoding metal/formaldehyde-sensitive transcriptional repressor, with protein MPHNAEDKHRAITRLRRIKGQAEALERAVEAGSDCAPILQQLAAMRGAVHGLMADLLDGHMRETMAKQPAPSQADIDEMLSLLRSYLK; from the coding sequence ATGCCCCATAACGCCGAAGACAAACACCGCGCCATCACCCGCCTGCGCCGCATCAAAGGCCAGGCGGAGGCCTTGGAGCGGGCGGTGGAGGCGGGCAGCGATTGCGCGCCGATCCTGCAGCAGTTGGCAGCGATGCGCGGGGCCGTACACGGCCTGATGGCCGACTTGCTCGATGGCCATATGCGCGAGACCATGGCCAAGCAGCCCGCGCCGTCGCAGGCGGATATTGACGAGATGCTGTCGCTGCTGCGTTCGTACCTCAAATAG
- a CDS encoding amino acid ABC transporter substrate-binding protein, whose product MKKRSFVATLALTALLTACGKNDAPKPAAEAPAPAPVAAAATKLVVGLDDNFPPMGFRDEKNEIVGFDIDMAREAAKRAGIEVEFKPIDWNAKEAELLGKRVDALWNGLTILEERKEKILFTDPYMVNKQIIIVKAGSPIKAKADMAGKIVGAQEGSSAVTAMEKDKELHAQFKETKLFGDNIAALMDVEAGRLDVVVVDEVVGRYLVSKKPDNYVVLADDFGTEDYGVGFRKDDEATRNKINDVLAEMKKDGKAEEIAKKWFGADVIKH is encoded by the coding sequence ATGAAAAAACGTTCTTTCGTTGCCACCCTGGCGCTGACTGCCCTGCTCACCGCTTGCGGCAAGAATGATGCGCCCAAGCCTGCGGCTGAAGCACCCGCGCCTGCACCTGTGGCAGCAGCTGCCACCAAGCTGGTGGTGGGTCTGGACGACAACTTCCCGCCCATGGGTTTCCGCGACGAGAAGAACGAAATCGTGGGTTTTGACATCGACATGGCCCGTGAAGCCGCCAAGCGCGCTGGTATCGAAGTCGAATTCAAGCCAATTGACTGGAACGCCAAGGAAGCCGAACTGCTGGGCAAGCGCGTCGATGCGCTGTGGAACGGCCTGACCATTCTGGAAGAGCGCAAGGAAAAGATCCTCTTCACCGATCCGTACATGGTCAACAAGCAGATCATCATCGTGAAGGCTGGCTCGCCGATCAAGGCCAAGGCTGATATGGCTGGCAAGATCGTCGGTGCCCAGGAAGGCTCCAGCGCCGTGACCGCGATGGAAAAGGACAAGGAACTGCACGCCCAGTTCAAGGAAACCAAGCTGTTTGGCGACAACATCGCTGCGCTGATGGACGTGGAAGCCGGCCGCCTGGATGTCGTGGTGGTGGACGAAGTGGTGGGCCGTTACTTGGTCTCCAAGAAGCCTGACAACTATGTGGTGCTGGCCGATGACTTTGGCACCGAAGACTATGGCGTGGGCTTCCGCAAGGACGACGAAGCCACCCGCAACAAGATCAACGACGTGCTGGCCGAGATGAAGAAGGACGGCAAGGCCGAAGAAATCGCCAAGAAGTGGTTTGGCGCCGACGTGATCAAGCACTGA
- a CDS encoding S-(hydroxymethyl)glutathione dehydrogenase/class III alcohol dehydrogenase, protein MKSRAAVAFKAGEPLQIVEIDVAPPQKGEVLVKITHTGVCHTDAFTLSGDDPEGIFPAVLGHEGAGIVVEVGEGVTSVQPGDHVIPLYTAECGECLFCKSGKTNLCVAVRATQGKGVMPDGTTRFSYNGEPIYHYMGCSTFSEYTVVAAVSLAKVNPDANPEQVCLLGCGVTTGLGAVKNTAKVQEGDSVAVFGLGGIGLAVIQGAQLAKAGRIIAVDTNPGKFDLAKTFGATDCINPKDFDKPIQQVIVEMTGWGVDHSFECIGSTQVMRAALECAHRGWGQSVIIGVAGAGQEISTRPFQLVTGRKWMGTAFGGVKGRSELPGMVEDAMAGKIKLEPFVTHTMGLAKINEAFDLMHEGKSIRSVVNFAS, encoded by the coding sequence ATGAAATCCCGCGCCGCTGTTGCCTTCAAAGCCGGAGAGCCTTTGCAGATTGTCGAGATCGACGTTGCGCCACCCCAGAAGGGCGAAGTGCTGGTCAAGATCACCCACACGGGTGTGTGCCACACGGATGCCTTCACCCTGAGCGGTGATGACCCTGAAGGCATCTTCCCGGCAGTGCTGGGCCATGAAGGCGCCGGTATCGTGGTGGAAGTGGGCGAGGGCGTCACCAGCGTCCAGCCGGGCGACCATGTGATCCCGCTGTACACGGCAGAGTGCGGCGAATGCCTGTTCTGCAAGAGCGGCAAGACCAACCTCTGCGTGGCGGTGCGCGCCACCCAGGGCAAGGGCGTGATGCCCGATGGCACCACGCGCTTTAGCTACAACGGCGAGCCGATCTACCACTACATGGGCTGCTCCACCTTCTCGGAGTACACCGTGGTGGCAGCGGTGTCGCTGGCCAAGGTCAACCCCGATGCCAACCCCGAGCAGGTCTGCCTGTTGGGCTGCGGCGTGACCACCGGCTTGGGCGCCGTCAAGAACACCGCCAAGGTGCAAGAGGGCGATAGCGTTGCCGTCTTCGGTCTGGGCGGCATCGGCCTGGCGGTGATCCAGGGTGCGCAACTGGCCAAGGCTGGCCGCATCATTGCGGTGGACACCAACCCCGGCAAGTTCGATCTGGCCAAGACTTTTGGTGCGACCGACTGCATCAACCCCAAGGATTTTGACAAGCCAATCCAGCAGGTGATCGTCGAGATGACTGGCTGGGGTGTGGACCACAGCTTTGAATGCATCGGCAGCACCCAGGTGATGCGTGCGGCACTGGAATGCGCGCACCGTGGCTGGGGCCAGAGCGTGATCATCGGTGTGGCGGGCGCGGGCCAGGAGATCTCCACCCGTCCTTTCCAGCTGGTTACCGGCCGCAAGTGGATGGGCACCGCCTTCGGCGGCGTCAAGGGCCGCAGCGAGCTGCCCGGCATGGTGGAAGACGCGATGGCCGGCAAGATCAAGCTCGAGCCCTTTGTCACCCACACCATGGGCTTGGCCAAGATCAACGAGGCTTTCGACCTGATGCATGAAGGCAAGTCGATCCGCTCGGTGGTCAACTTCGCCAGCTAA
- a CDS encoding ABC transporter ATP-binding protein, giving the protein MQSSAQPPLVELRNVTFGYGDRTILRDVSLTIPRGKVTALMGASGGGKTTVLRLIGGQAKAQSGQVLLGGQDVGAMSQAQLYAARRRMGMLFQFGALFTDMTVFENVAFPLREHTDMSEGLVRDIVLMKLQAVGLRGARDLLPSQISGGMARRVALARAMALDPEFIMYDEPFAGLDPISLGTSAQLIRELNDALGLTSIIVSHDLEETFKLADQVIILGPGVVAAQGTPDEVRGSSDPLVHQFVNALPQGPVPFHVQGPSLDEDFGAAGFGITASKGGR; this is encoded by the coding sequence ATGCAATCTTCTGCCCAACCACCTCTTGTCGAACTGCGCAATGTCACCTTTGGCTACGGTGACCGCACGATCCTGCGCGATGTGTCGCTGACCATCCCGCGTGGCAAGGTGACGGCCTTGATGGGCGCATCTGGCGGGGGCAAAACCACCGTGCTGCGACTCATCGGGGGCCAGGCCAAGGCCCAATCGGGCCAGGTGCTGCTGGGCGGCCAGGATGTGGGCGCCATGAGCCAGGCGCAGCTCTATGCAGCGCGGCGGCGCATGGGCATGCTGTTCCAATTTGGCGCTTTGTTTACCGACATGACGGTGTTCGAGAACGTGGCCTTTCCGCTGCGCGAGCACACCGATATGTCCGAAGGCCTGGTGCGCGACATCGTGCTGATGAAGCTGCAGGCGGTGGGCCTGCGTGGTGCGCGCGATCTGCTGCCGTCGCAAATCTCCGGCGGTATGGCCCGGCGCGTGGCGCTGGCCCGTGCGATGGCACTCGATCCTGAGTTCATCATGTACGACGAGCCCTTTGCCGGGCTGGACCCGATTTCGCTGGGCACCTCGGCCCAGCTGATCCGCGAGCTCAACGATGCGCTGGGCCTCACCAGCATCATCGTCTCGCACGATCTGGAAGAAACTTTCAAACTCGCCGACCAGGTGATCATTCTTGGCCCCGGCGTGGTGGCCGCACAGGGTACGCCCGATGAGGTGCGTGGTAGCAGTGATCCGCTGGTGCACCAGTTTGTCAATGCGCTGCCCCAGGGACCCGTGCCTTTCCATGTGCAAGGGCCGAGTCTGGATGAGGATTTTGGCGCGGCCGGCTTCGGAATCACTGCTTCGAAAGGAGGCCGCTGA
- a CDS encoding amino acid ABC transporter permease → MDYVISLLGPLSNGALVTLKLFFITLALSVPLGLALALARLSRFKALSRFVEAYIWLMRGTPLMLQLLFIYFALPFVPVIGVRLPDFPSAVVAFALNYAAYFAEIFRAGIQSVDRGQYEGAKVLGLSYSQTMRRIVLPQMVRTILPPVSNETITLVKDTSLIYVLALNDLLRAARGIVQRDFTTTPFVVAAAFYLLMTLVLTWGFNRLEKRYAKYDA, encoded by the coding sequence ATGGATTATGTAATTTCCCTGCTGGGGCCGCTGTCCAACGGCGCCCTGGTCACCCTCAAGCTGTTCTTCATCACCCTGGCACTGTCGGTGCCACTGGGTCTGGCGTTGGCGTTGGCGCGTCTGTCGCGGTTCAAGGCGCTGTCGCGCTTTGTTGAGGCCTATATCTGGCTGATGCGCGGCACGCCGCTGATGCTGCAGCTGCTGTTTATCTACTTTGCGCTGCCCTTTGTGCCGGTGATTGGCGTGCGCCTGCCTGATTTCCCATCGGCCGTCGTGGCCTTTGCGTTGAACTACGCGGCCTATTTTGCGGAGATCTTCCGCGCCGGTATCCAGAGCGTGGACCGGGGCCAGTACGAAGGCGCCAAGGTGCTGGGCCTGTCCTACAGCCAGACCATGCGCCGCATTGTGCTGCCCCAGATGGTGCGCACCATCTTGCCGCCGGTCAGCAACGAGACCATCACCCTGGTCAAGGACACCTCGCTGATCTATGTGCTCGCCCTCAATGACTTGCTGCGCGCCGCGCGCGGCATTGTGCAGCGCGACTTCACCACCACCCCCTTTGTGGTGGCGGCCGCCTTCTACTTGCTGATGACCCTGGTGCTAACCTGGGGCTTCAACCGCCTGGAAAAGCGCTATGCCAAATATGACGCCTAA
- a CDS encoding glutamate synthase subunit beta — protein MGKVTGFMEFARIDEGYAPVEDRLKHYKEFVVGLNSQQAKQQGARCMDCGTPFCNSGCPVNNIIPDFNDLVYRADWAAAFHVLDSTNNFPEFTGRICPAPCEAACVLNINDEPVGIKSIEHAIIDRAWEEGWVQARPPKHQTGKKVAVVGSGPAGMAAAQQLARAGHSVTLFEKNDRIGGLLRYGIPDFKLDKVHIDRRAVQLQAEGVTIRTGVLIAGKEGMGKDSKVTNWAKETISPEQLKADFDAVLLTGGSEQSRDLPVPGRDLDGVHYAMEFLPQQNKINAGDKIKGQLRADGKDVIVIGGGDTGSDCVGTSNRHGAKSVTQFEVMPMPPEEENKPMVWPYWPIKLRTSSSHEEGAVREFAISTKNFNGDKGKVKSLTTVQVEFKDGKLSEVKGTEKEWPADMVLLAMGFVNPVATVLDAFGVDKDARGNARATTDFTGGYATNVDKVFAAGDMRRGQSLVVWAIREGRQAARSIDEFLMGWSDLPR, from the coding sequence ATGGGAAAAGTCACAGGCTTTATGGAATTTGCGCGTATCGACGAGGGCTATGCCCCCGTGGAAGACCGCCTCAAGCACTACAAGGAATTTGTGGTTGGCCTGAACTCGCAGCAGGCCAAGCAGCAAGGTGCCCGCTGCATGGACTGCGGCACGCCGTTTTGCAACAGCGGCTGCCCGGTCAACAACATCATTCCGGATTTCAACGATCTGGTGTACCGCGCTGATTGGGCCGCCGCCTTTCATGTGCTGGACTCGACCAACAACTTCCCCGAGTTCACCGGCCGCATCTGCCCCGCACCTTGCGAAGCAGCCTGCGTGCTGAACATCAACGACGAGCCAGTGGGCATCAAGTCCATCGAGCACGCCATCATCGACCGCGCCTGGGAAGAGGGCTGGGTGCAGGCGCGCCCCCCCAAGCATCAGACGGGCAAGAAGGTGGCCGTGGTCGGCTCCGGCCCTGCCGGCATGGCGGCGGCCCAGCAACTGGCCCGCGCTGGCCATTCGGTCACCTTGTTCGAGAAGAACGACCGCATCGGTGGCCTGCTGCGCTACGGCATCCCTGACTTCAAGCTTGACAAGGTCCATATCGACCGCCGTGCCGTACAGCTACAAGCCGAAGGCGTAACCATCCGCACCGGCGTGTTGATAGCCGGCAAAGAGGGCATGGGCAAGGACAGCAAGGTCACCAACTGGGCCAAGGAAACCATCTCGCCCGAGCAGCTCAAGGCCGATTTTGACGCCGTGCTGCTGACCGGTGGCTCCGAGCAATCGCGTGACCTGCCTGTGCCTGGCCGCGACCTGGACGGCGTGCACTATGCGATGGAGTTCCTGCCCCAGCAGAACAAGATCAATGCCGGCGACAAGATCAAGGGCCAGCTGCGTGCCGATGGCAAGGATGTCATCGTCATCGGCGGTGGCGACACCGGCAGCGACTGCGTGGGCACCAGCAACCGCCACGGCGCCAAGAGCGTCACCCAGTTCGAGGTGATGCCCATGCCGCCCGAAGAGGAAAACAAGCCCATGGTTTGGCCTTACTGGCCGATCAAGCTGCGCACCAGCTCCAGCCACGAAGAAGGCGCAGTGCGCGAGTTCGCGATCTCCACCAAGAACTTCAACGGCGACAAGGGCAAGGTCAAGAGCCTCACCACCGTCCAGGTCGAGTTCAAGGACGGCAAGCTGAGCGAAGTCAAGGGAACGGAAAAGGAATGGCCTGCCGACATGGTGCTGCTGGCCATGGGCTTTGTGAACCCCGTTGCCACCGTGCTGGATGCCTTTGGCGTGGACAAGGACGCCCGTGGCAATGCCCGCGCCACCACCGATTTCACCGGCGGCTATGCCACCAATGTGGACAAGGTGTTTGCCGCTGGCGACATGCGCCGTGGCCAGTCCCTGGTGGTCTGGGCCATCCGCGAAGGCCGCCAGGCTGCCCGCTCCATCGATGAGTTCCTGATGGGCTGGAGCGATCTGCCGCGCTAA
- a CDS encoding DEAD/DEAH box helicase gives MSFTSLGLAPSLAHAAQAHGLIAPTAIQTQAIPAILDGRDLLGCAPTGSGKTAAYVLPLLQGWMLSDAAGQAGRHETQALILVPTRELATQVAELVYFVGEAMGRRPKVAVLTGGVSINPQLLALRGGVDLVIATPGRLLDVMAHSKLRLDTISTLVLDEADRLMDLGFAEELQSVLALVPPREQRQTLLLSATFAPAVQALVPTLLRATHEKVEIASTHLQDATILQEAFYLDAAKRTTWLRELVGQYAGQRMLVFVASRYSAEHVANKLYDKGISATAFHGELSQGARQQVLQEFRSSQWQVLVTTDLAARGIHVDALPLVINYDLPRSPTDYTHRIGRTGRAGTSGLAISLVTPASLAHWKVIAKRNALDIDLQTPAQYPVTEPVPAQGAPDESGNGGIKGKRVSKKDKLRAAAAQAASPQSPTEGNSDV, from the coding sequence ATGTCTTTTACCTCTCTTGGCCTTGCTCCGTCGCTGGCCCACGCTGCCCAGGCCCATGGCCTGATTGCACCCACGGCCATCCAGACCCAGGCCATCCCGGCCATTCTGGACGGACGTGACCTGCTGGGCTGCGCACCCACCGGCTCGGGCAAGACGGCAGCCTATGTGCTGCCCTTGCTGCAAGGCTGGATGCTGAGCGATGCAGCAGGCCAGGCGGGTAGGCATGAGACGCAGGCCTTGATCCTGGTGCCCACGCGCGAGCTGGCCACCCAGGTGGCCGAGCTGGTCTACTTTGTCGGCGAGGCCATGGGCCGCCGCCCCAAGGTGGCGGTGCTGACCGGCGGCGTCTCGATCAACCCCCAGCTGCTGGCCTTGCGCGGCGGTGTGGATCTGGTGATTGCCACGCCCGGGCGCTTGCTCGATGTGATGGCGCATAGCAAGCTGCGCTTGGACACCATCAGCACCTTGGTGCTGGATGAAGCCGACCGGCTGATGGACCTGGGCTTTGCCGAGGAGCTGCAAAGCGTGCTGGCCCTGGTGCCGCCGCGCGAGCAGCGCCAAACCCTGCTGCTATCGGCCACCTTTGCGCCGGCGGTGCAGGCACTGGTGCCGACCTTGCTGCGTGCCACGCACGAGAAGGTCGAGATCGCCTCGACCCACCTGCAAGACGCGACCATCCTGCAGGAGGCCTTCTACCTGGATGCCGCCAAGCGCACGACCTGGCTGCGCGAGCTGGTGGGCCAGTACGCCGGCCAGCGCATGCTGGTTTTTGTGGCCAGCCGCTACAGCGCCGAGCATGTGGCCAACAAGCTCTATGACAAGGGCATCAGCGCCACCGCCTTCCATGGCGAGCTGAGCCAGGGCGCGCGCCAGCAGGTGCTGCAGGAGTTCCGCAGCAGCCAGTGGCAGGTGCTGGTCACCACCGATCTCGCAGCGCGCGGCATCCATGTCGATGCGCTGCCGCTGGTTATCAACTACGACCTGCCGCGTTCGCCCACCGATTACACCCACCGCATCGGCCGCACTGGCCGGGCGGGCACCAGCGGCCTGGCCATCAGTCTGGTCACCCCCGCCAGCCTGGCGCATTGGAAGGTGATCGCCAAGCGCAATGCGCTGGATATCGACCTGCAGACCCCTGCCCAGTACCCGGTGACCGAGCCGGTGCCGGCACAGGGCGCGCCCGACGAGTCGGGCAATGGCGGTATCAAGGGCAAGCGCGTGAGCAAGAAAGACAAGCTGCGTGCAGCGGCCGCGCAGGCCGCATCCCCGCAATCCCCCACCGAAGGAAATTCCGATGTCTGA
- a CDS encoding amino acid ABC transporter ATP-binding protein produces the protein MAMTGKDTGTPVMVQARDISKAFNGNEVLKKVSLDIHKGEVMAVIGPSGSGKSTFLRCLNHLEVIDAGSVVVEGQTLVSTNAQGQAQYAPEAQMRAILRRMGMVFQGFNLFPHLSVIENITEAPMVVKGLTRDQVMPKAQELLRKVGLQEKADAYPARLSGGQKQRVAIARALAMEPDIMLFDEPTSALDPELTGEVLRTMRQLAEEHMTMLVVTHEMGFAREVANTVVFMDQGSLIEAKPARAFFEDCSHARIRSFLDNML, from the coding sequence ATGGCAATGACAGGCAAAGACACGGGCACCCCGGTGATGGTGCAGGCGCGCGATATCAGCAAGGCCTTCAATGGCAATGAGGTGCTGAAAAAGGTCTCGCTCGATATCCACAAGGGCGAGGTGATGGCCGTGATCGGCCCCTCCGGCTCGGGCAAGAGCACCTTTCTGCGCTGCTTGAACCACCTGGAAGTGATCGACGCGGGATCGGTGGTGGTGGAGGGCCAGACCTTGGTCAGCACCAATGCGCAGGGCCAGGCCCAGTACGCGCCCGAGGCGCAAATGCGCGCCATTCTGCGCCGCATGGGCATGGTGTTCCAGGGCTTTAACCTGTTCCCGCATCTGTCGGTGATCGAGAACATCACCGAGGCGCCGATGGTCGTCAAGGGCCTGACGCGTGACCAGGTCATGCCCAAGGCCCAGGAGCTGCTGCGCAAGGTGGGCCTGCAGGAAAAGGCCGATGCCTACCCGGCGCGGCTGTCGGGCGGGCAGAAGCAGCGCGTGGCCATTGCGCGCGCGCTGGCGATGGAGCCGGACATCATGCTGTTCGACGAACCGACCTCGGCACTCGACCCGGAACTGACCGGCGAAGTGCTGCGCACCATGCGGCAACTGGCCGAAGAGCACATGACCATGCTGGTGGTCACCCATGAAATGGGTTTTGCCCGCGAGGTGGCCAATACCGTGGTCTTCATGGACCAAGGCTCCTTGATCGAGGCCAAGCCGGCCCGCGCGTTTTTTGAAGACTGCAGCCACGCCCGCATTCGTTCGTTTTTGGACAATATGCTCTAA
- a CDS encoding DUF3293 domain-containing protein — protein sequence MTTLSPELRKAFEETQYHVLHQAPFLLQVGQAQAALSALYQQHQTDCSCFITAFNPMGELLDKEENIERHAQLGRALGAAGLAALPAVAQHPANGWPAEPGYLVIGLGRDDAQRWAAQWEQLAVVWTSTDTVPQLLETRVPGWMR from the coding sequence ATGACCACCCTCTCGCCCGAACTGCGCAAGGCCTTTGAAGAAACGCAGTACCACGTGCTGCACCAGGCCCCTTTCCTTTTGCAGGTGGGCCAGGCCCAAGCAGCACTCAGCGCCCTCTACCAACAGCACCAAACCGATTGCAGCTGCTTTATCACCGCCTTCAACCCGATGGGCGAGCTGCTGGACAAGGAAGAAAACATTGAGCGCCACGCCCAACTGGGCCGCGCGCTGGGCGCCGCCGGCTTGGCGGCGCTGCCGGCAGTCGCCCAGCACCCTGCTAACGGCTGGCCGGCCGAACCCGGCTACCTGGTCATCGGCCTGGGCCGGGACGATGCGCAGCGTTGGGCGGCGCAGTGGGAACAACTGGCGGTGGTATGGACCAGCACCGATACGGTGCCCCAGCTGCTGGAAACCCGGGTGCCCGGCTGGATGCGCTGA